A stretch of DNA from Mucilaginibacter daejeonensis:
CGCGATAACCGCCGCATACTCGCCGACCATACCGCTGGCAAAAGCGTGTTGGATTGCTTTTGCTATACCGGTGGCTTCACGCTTAACAGTTTGAAAAAAGGTGCCGCATCAGTAACCAGTGTGGATAGCTCCGAACTGGCTATCGAGACCTTACGCAAGAATATCGAATTGAACGGACTGGACGCTGCTAAGCATACCGCCATCAAATCGGACGTGAACAAGCAGCTGCGTAAATTCAAAGAAGACGGACAGACCTTTGATGTGATCATACTTGACCCACCTAAATACGCACCATCGCGGTCGGCACTTGACCGCGCCTCACGTGCTTATAAAGACCTTAACCGTATAGCTATGCTGCTGCTCAATAAAGGTGGACTGCTGGCCACCTACTCCTGCTCGGGCGCTATGGACCTCGAGAACTTTAAGCAGGTACTGGCATGGGCCGCACTTGACGCCGGTAAACAAGTACAGTTCATCTACCAGTTCTGCCAACCCGAAGACCATCCGGTCAGATCATCGTTCCCCGAGGGAGAATACTTGAAGGGGCTTTTGTGCAGGGTTTATTAGAAGTAGAAATTTGATCAGGGTTCCCTCCCCCGGGAGGGCCAGGGAGGGGTATAGCCAACTAAGATTATAGTCTTTTCAGGAGTTCTCTGTCAAACCCTTTTGGAAGTTGGATATCATTGTTGTTCTTCACCATGAGCAGTATGGTGCTTTCGATCGTTCGTAGCACGTTAAACATGTCGTGCCTTACCTCCGCCTCACTAAAGCGTAAGAACGTGATGCCAAAGCTTTCGAGTCTTTGCTGCCTAACGACATCGTTCTCGTAAGTTTCCGCATTTTCGTGCGACCGTCCGTCTATTTCTATCGCGAGCATTAATTGCTTGCAGTAGAGATCGACGATATAGCGATCTATACATCGCTGACGGTCGAAGTCAAAGCCAAGCATTTTGTCACCTTTGAGTTCATTCCAAATTAGCACCTCACCTAAGGTCATGTTTTGGCGTAGTTCCTTGGCTAAGGCTTTAAGTTTGGGGTTGTATGGAATAATCTTGTTCTTCATATATCTGATAACGAACCCCTCCCCGCCATCGCGCAACCCTGCGCACCCCTCCCGAGGGAGGGGACTCTAAAACGATATATCTGCTTGTATCCTTACTTATTCCTTGACCACCCTTTTTATAGCCGTGTTACTTCCCTGTTTAACTACCAGGTAGTATACGCCATTGGTGCCAAGGTTAAAGGTCTTGCTAAAGGTAGCGGTCATCGCTTTTTCTTTCCAGATCACTTTGCCATCGGTATCAGTGAAGCTTACCTCGGCGTTCTTGGCCGGCAGGGTAAAGCTGATCGAGGTCTTACCGGTCGAGAACTGTGGAGATAGCAGCAGGTCTTGCAGGTCAAGTGTGCTTTTTTCCGAGCCGGTCATCTTCTTCATCACATCAGGAAATGCCTCTGAAACACGGTAGCGAATGTGAGTATTGATCCCGCTTTTATCAAAATGACTATAATCAAAATTTTGGCTGTTGCTCAGGCTGATGGTGCGTACCCTTATCGGCCTATCGAACAAGGCCCGGTCAGTGCCTTCGCGGCGCATATCCATATCAAACGACATACGGTTAGGCCGGTTACCGCCCCATGCCGAATCGGTCGTGAAAGTATACATACGCACACGGCTGCTGTCGGCTATGCCCGAAAGCCCTAAACCATGAGGCATCAGGCGGCCTTTGGGCCTAACGGTCTTGCTGATCTCGGCCAGGGCCTGTTGTTTCTCCGGAGCCGACATATCTTTTAAGTTCTTACCATTGAAGGTAGTGTCATTCCCTTTGATCGTGATGTTGATCTCTCTTATCTTATCGTTCTTATCTTGTGCAAAGATCAATTGTGGAATGGCCAGTGCGGCCATGATACCTACCGAGAAGATGAACTCGAACCCGGGGTCGAAGAAACGCTTTTTCATGATAACGAAGCTTTTAGGTGTACAAAGTGTAAATGTAAAAGATTTAGCTATCAGCTGTTTAGCCTGATGAGTAAAAATGTGTTAAAATTTGTTAAATGGACCTGAGCGCATGCTAATTCGGTTAATTTTGTTGAACGATGAAAAAAAGAAGTATAGCCTTGATCATGGGCCTGATGGGTTTTGCCTTATTAGGGGTGGTGGCCATGCAATATTTTTTTCTTCGCCAATCGTTCAAGCAACAAAGTGAACTGTTCGACCGGGATGTGAACGATGTGCTTACCACCGTGCGCACCAAGATGGAGAGGCAAGACGCCAACCGCTTTGTGAAAAGCAGGGTCGATAGCGTAAGCGTGAACAAGACCACCGTGACCACCTCCAGCAGTACGGCCGAAAAACTTTTTGGCCCGACGGCCGAGGCCGCCCGCGAAAAACAACAACACGACCGCCGCATTTCCTTGCTGCGCGATAGCCTGCAGCGCTTACTGGTACGCTCACGCCTTGACGATGAATTGTACGGCCAGCCACAGGAAGATATGGTGAACGTACGCATGCGCGTGGTGGAGGTGACCGACGAGAATGGTTATGTTTACCAGCGTCAGTTACCACCAGAGATCACCGCCATCAAAAAAAGCCGCAAGCTTCATAAATACGACACCGCATATTATCAATACAGCGACCCTCAGTTAGGGCGCCAGATCGTGGCCGTGCCGCAGATCAACCCGTTATGGCAGCGCGAGCAGAACCGTAAGGCTAAAGAACGCCGCATTGCCCAGATCAGGCAATTACTTAAGGATGATTCTATCGGTCAGTCGAAACACCCGGAGGTCACCGTTATGGAAAGCCTTGCCGCCGAATACAAAAAGGTGGGCCAGCCGCTGAAGGAACGTATCGATCGGCTGTGGTTGGATTCGTTGCTGCGCTATGAATTTGCCAACAAAGGCATCAGTATGCTATTTGATTACGAGGTGACCACCGCCAACAACGACTCGCTCATTTATACCAATGCGCACGACCAGTCGGGCAAGGCTCCTGTATTCAACACTGATGACACCTACCGCTCGCCCATTTTTACCGATGTGGTGAACGACCCCGGCCAACTAAAGATCCGCTTCCCTGATAAGAACGCGCACATCATCAACACCATGACCTATATGCTATCGATCAGCGGCGGGTTACTATTGGTGCTGATATTCTGTTTTGGGTTCACACTGTTCTCCATCCTGCGTCAAAAGAAGATATCGGAAATGAAGACCGACTTCATTAACAACATGACCCACGAGTTCAAGACCCCGGTATCTACCATTATGATCGCCAGCGAGGCTTTGAAGGATAAGGAGATCATGGAGGATAAAGCGCGCGTGGGCAGGTTGGCCGACATTATTTATGAAGAGAACGCCCGCCTGGGTAGCCACATAGAGCGGGTACTGAACATTGCCCGCATCGAAAAGAACGACTTTAAGCTGGACAAACAGCCGATAGAGGTGAACGAGCTGATCATGGATGTATTGAGCAGCATGTCGTTAAGGTTGCAAAAAAGCAATGCCCATGTGGAGATGCATTTAGATGCTGAGGATGCCGTGATCGAAGCCGATGAGTTGCACTTCTCGAACGTGATCTTTAACCTGGTAGATAATGCCATTAAATACAGCCGCGATGAACCCCAGCTCACCATTACTACCCTCAACAAGGGCAATCAACTGGTGATCCGCGTGGCTGATAAGGGCATAGGCATGAGCCGCGATCAGCAGGCCAAGATATTTGAGCAGTTCTACCGGGTACCTACCGGTAACCTGCATGATGTAAAGGGCTTTGGCTTAGGCTTAAGCTATGTGAATACTATTGTTAAACGCCTGGAGGGTATGATCAGCGTGCGGTCGGAAAAAGAGAAAGGCTCTGAGTTCGAACTCAAATTTAATGTTGCTGCATGAAGAGAATACTACTTGTTGAAGATGATCCGAACCTGGGCACCCTATTACAGGACTACCTGCAATTGAAAGGAAAATTTGATGTGGTGCTTTGTAAGGATGGTGAGGCCGGTTTGCGCGAGTTCACCCAGCAAGAGTTCGACCTACTGATCCTCGATGTGATGATGCCCAAAAAGGACGGCTTTACCCTGGGTAAGGAGATACGTAAGATGAACGAGCATGTGCCCATCATCTTTGCCACGGCCAAAGGCATGATCGAGGACAAGACCCAGGCCTTCAACTTAGGCGGCGATGACTACATCACCAAACCTTTCCGTATCGAAGAATTGCTGTTACGCATCAACGCACTGCTCAAGCGTTCGGCCGCGGGCGCCAAGGAAGAAGAAAAGGCCACCCGCTTTAAGATCGGTAAATACGACTTTGATTTCACCTCGCAACTGATCACCTCCGATTCGGGCAACCAAAAACTATCCACCAAAGAGGCAGCCCTGTTACGTTTGCTTTGCCTGCACCAAAATCAGGTACTTACCCGCGAGGAGGCTTTGCTCAATATCTGGAACGACGACAATTACTTTAACGGCCGCAGTATGGACGTTTTTTTAAGCAAGATCCGCAAGTATTTAAAAGACGACCCCCGTGTCGAGATCATTAACGTACACGGGCGGGGCTACAAACTGCTGGTCAATTAAGTATAGCATTCTTCCCTAACGATACTTTTTACTTTTTTACTGGCTGGCGCTTAAGTTTGGCTTTTGGAAGGCCTGCTATACTATTGTGTAACAGCTTTTTCACAAGACCATCTGCGGCAATTGAATAAGTTTGTACAAAGCTATTCAACCACTAAAAAGTATGAAGAAACCATTACTATTCACGCTTCTTGCATCGGGTATAGGCCTTACGGCTATGGCCCAGGAATCCGTTGATGCAACGGCAGTACAAAAGATCCGCGAGGAGGGCCTTAACCACTCGCAGGTGATGAAGACCGCATTTTACCTAACCGATGTTGCCGGCCCACGTTTGTCTGGCTCACCAGGTTTGAAAAAGGCACAGAACTGGGCACTTGACCAACTAAAAAGTTATGGCTTAGCGAACGGCAAACTGGAGCCATGGGGTAAATTTGGCAAAGGCTGGCAGGTGAACAAAAATTATGCGGCCATCACGGTCCCGTATTACCATGCGATCATCGCCATCCCGAAGGCCTGGACCGGTAGTACTAAAGGCCCCGTTAAAGGCGAGGTGATGCTATTGAAGGTAGATACCGTTACCGATCTGCCTAAATATAAAGGTCAGCTGGCCGGCAAGATCGTGATCGTTGATAACAACGCCCCTGCACTGGTGCGCAGCAAAACTCCAGATCTTTCGCGCTATACTGATGATGAACTGGCTAAGATGGCCGCAGCTACGTCTACGCCTGCAGGCGGCAGGCGTAATGCAGGCAACCCACAAATGGCCGCTTTTATGGCTAACCGCGCAAGGGCTGCCGCCAAGCGCAATGCCATCAGCAACTTTTTACAAGCTGAGAACGTTGCGCTCATCCTGAGCCAGGGCCGCGGCACCGATGGTACCGTGTTCACCACCAATGGTGCATCATATGCCGATACCGCAAAAATGGCCTTGCCTGAGCTGGAGACCAGCGGCGAGGATTACCTGCGCATCGTACGTTTATTGCGTGCCGGCCAAAAAGTTCAAATGGAGGCGGATGTTCAGACCCAGTTCTTTACCGATGATCTGAAAGGCTACAACGTAGTGGCCGAAATACCAGGCACCGATAAAAAGTTGAAGGACCAGGTGGTGATGATCGGAGGGCACTTTGACTCATGGCATGCCGCTACCGGCGCTACCGACAACGCTGCGGGAAGTGCCGTGATGATGGAAGCCATGCGCATTCTGAAAGCCATTGGCTTTAAACCAAAACGCACCATCCGTGTAGCGCTGTGGAGTTCAGAGGAGCAGGGTCTGTTCGGTTCGCGTGGTTATGTGGCCGCACACTTTGGCAAACCCGATTCGGCGGCGAAAGCTGAGCGAGCCAAAGTATCTGCCTATTATAACTTAGACAACGGTACCGGTAAGATACGTGGCGTATACCTGCAAGGCAATGCAGCTGTTGGTCCTATTTTCCAAAGCTGGTTAGAGCCATTCAAAGACCTTGGCGCTACTACAGTGACCATCAGCAATACGGGAGGCACCGATCACCAGTCGTTCGATGCGGTGAATATCCCGGGCTTCCAGTTCATACAAGATGGCATGGACTACAATACCCGTACCCACCACAGCAACCAGGACACCTACGATCGCTTAGTGGAGGATGACCTGAAACAAGCGGCCACCATCATCGCCTCATTTGTGTACCACACCGCTCAACGTGCCGAGATGCTTCCACGCAAAGAAGCGCCAAAGGCCGGTACTAACTAAGATATCGTTTTAATTTTGATCATGAAGTCCCGCAGATCTTTTTCTACGGGGCTTTTTATTTATATTGGTGTCATGAAAAAAATGCCTATTCTTTTATCACTTATTGTTACAATGGGTTGTAATGCCAATAAAACAAAAAGCCTCTCTACTGATACTGTAGCTGTAGATACCATCAAAAAGATCTCGATGGTCGACTCAGCCAAACTCATGCTTGACAGTTCAGACTTTTATATGAGAAAAGGTGTAAAGAAAGAAATGAGTGTTGAAGCGACCCGGACGAAAGTGGGGATTTTCATGGATAAGTTCTTTAACATCTACGGCCAGCTTTCCCCAGCTGATACTGCGGAGGTATATGAATATCGGTTGAAGAGTTTAAATGAGCTTATAGACCTACAGGTTGAGCAAACTAAAAAGGAATCAAATAGATAATACAGGTGTGGACCGATGACCCGCCGCAATCATTTTACACGATCACCTTAAAGGCATCCTTCATCCTGCTCAATTTCGACTGGAACACCGTAGCCATAAGCAATGCCCGGCTTTTGGCTTCAGTAGCTACCGGCCCTTCAAAATGCTGGTCAACGGTGCTGTTAAATAGCTCGAGCCAGCGTTCAAAATGTTTTGGGGTAATAGGAAGCGGTGCATGCCGTGCAAAAGGGTTACCCCTGAAACCGGGCACACCGAACAAGGCGGCGTTCCAAAAGTCGTACATCTTATCTAGGTGAGGCTGCCAATCGTCATGCACCACATCAGCGAACACCGGTCCTAACAGGTCATCCTGCCGTACCTTGGTGTAAAAGTCATTCACCAGGAGTTTGATCTCGTCTTTACCCTTGATGTCCATAATTGTTGCTGATCAGGCCTCGTCAGAGGCATTTGGTTTTGACCGGGCACCGGCCAACTCACCCGTATGGGCCTTGATACGGCTGTAGAGATTTTCCTCATCCAGGGCATCCTCGATCTGACCCAGCACGCTAAGCAGGTTATGATCGGCTTGCGAGAGCAGGCGTTGTATCTCCTGTTTGATCAGGGCCAGTACAGGTGCCAGTTCGTCAAGCATACGCTTGCCTTTGGCTGTTAAGCAAACCATGCGCTTCCGCCCGTCGATCTGGTCTTTTTTTGCCGTAATAAGTTTGGCTTTTTGCATCTGATCCACAAATTGAACGATGGCCGGGTGCGTAAGACGCAACTCATCGGCAATGTCAACTATCGAGAGCACCTTGCGGCGGCTCAATAGCTCAAGCACCAGGAACCACTTGGCCTCAAAGTCGAAATCAAGTTCTTTATATATCTTGTTCACATCCTGTGCCAGTCGTTCGCTCAGCCGCTTTAAACGCGTAGCCATAGCTAACTCGGCCAGTTCAGAAATGAGGTCCATTGTTCAGTGTTAATACAGCTACCAATATACGTTTAAAATACAGTTTTTAGCTATTGCAGCAGCGTTGTGTAGAAAGGGTCCGTAAAATCTGCAGAGAAGTGTATGATGTTGTTCAAATGCACGAATTCATGCTTTTGATGCGTGGTGGTGAGTACTACGGCAGGCATCTGGGCGTTCAAAGCGGCCTCAGCCCCTTTGGGTACATCCTCAAATACCAGGCAATCTACCGGGTCAACCCCTAACAGCTCAGCAGCTTTTAAAAAGGTCTCCGGATGGGGCTTACTGAAGGTCACATCATCGGCACTTACCACGGCTTTAAAGTAATGACGGATGTTCAGGTTATGGATCACAAAATCGATATTGAATGGAATGGCGGCCGAAGCGATAGCCATGGGTATCTGTAACTCGTAAGCACGTTCCAGGAAACGGTCCAACCCGGGCAGCAGAGCCAACTGGGGCAGGTATTCTTCCTGGTAACGGCGCTCTTTGGCAAAGGATAATTCGGTCATTTCCTCAGCAGTAAATCGCTGCGGACCGAACACGCGCTCCAGCACTTCCTGGTTCTTGCCGTACATCTGCGCTTTAACCTCATCCCAGGTAAAATTGCCACCAAGTTCTTCATTAAATATCCGTTGCCATGCCCGGGTATGGTGATCCATGTCATTGATCATGGTGCCGTTCATATCAAATATCAGAGCCTTGGGTCGTTGTGTCATGGCCGCAAATAGGGAAAAATAGCAGGCATGGTCAAGTATAATTTTAATTAATGTTATAACAATGATATGGTGGTAAGGGCATTCGATCATGCATCGGGCAACTTTTTAGTAACTTGCGGTTCCTATTTTTAACAATGAAGTTCAGCAAGATCATTGCCTCCTGGGGCGGTATCGGTTATATCAAAGGTGGTGGCACGGTGGCAGCGGCGGTAACGTGTTTGATCATCTATTTGCTCCGCCAGCAAGGTAGTTTTGAGCACCTTTGGGTGCTTCCGGTAGCGGCGGTCATCATCACGCTGATCGGCATTTACACAGGAGACGTCGTAGAGGCCGATTGGGGCAAGGACAGCTCGCGCGTGGTGATCGACGAGGTGGCCGGGCAAATGATCAGCCTACTGCTCCTACCGCTAACTAACACCAACCTGGTCATTGGCCTCCTCCTGTTCCGTTTCTTCGACATTTTGAAACCCTTAGGGGTACGCAAAATGGAGGCCTTAAAAGGCGGTACCGGTGTGATGATGGATGATGTGTTGGCAGGGGTGTACGCCAATATCGTTCTACAGATACTGGTTCGCGTATTTAACCTTTAAGAGATGCATCTCGCTTTATTGCTCGTCGGCAGGTTTGCTTTTAAAGCGTGGCTTGAAGCCTAATTTCAAGGCAGGTGCCTCGGTCGGGTTTTCCTCTTTTTTCTCCTCTACTGGCTCAGGACTATCTGATGGAGTTGCGGGCAAAGGCTGCTCTTTAGCGGGATCGGTCGCCGGGCTTTCATCAGCTGACCGGGTAGTGGTCACGCCTGCTTTAAAGCGCGGTTTAAAACCCATTTTGGGTGCTGGTGAAGCAATATCTGATGTCGAGGTCTCATTCTTCACTTCAGCTTCAGCGATAGGCTCAACATCGGTTCCAGGCTCCGCTGGAACTTCCTCTTTTTGAACATCAACAGCCGGCTTAGTAGTGGTCACACCAGCTTTAAAACGAGGCTTGAAGCCCATTTTAGGTGCCGGGGTTACTTCGTTCGATGAAGTATCAGCTTGTACAGCCGTATCGGTATTTGGTGTAGCCGGACCATTGTCAGCTACTGGTTCGACGTTTTGTTCTGCGTCTTGTGTTGAAGGTTTAGTGTTGGTCACTTCGGCTTTGAACCGAGGCTTGAAGCCCATTTTTGGTGCAGCAGGCGGTTCATCAGATGGGGCATCTGCTTGTGCTGATGCAGGGGCCGGCTCTTCAGCAGGTTTGGCGGTGGTCACCCCAGCTTTAAAACGAGGCTTAAAGCCCACCTTAGCTACAGGTGCTGCTTGTTCTTGAGGCGCATCAGCATCTTTTGTAGGTTTTGATGGACCAGCTTCAGCTGTTGCCTCAGTTGTCGGTTCGGCAGGTTTAGACGTAATGACACCCGGTTTGAATCTCGGCTTGAAGCCTACCTTGGCCGTTGGTGCTTCGGCAGGTTTGGCTTCATTGGTCGATGGCGTTTCAGTTGCGGAGGCCTCCTTTGTTTTCGTTTCATCAGTAGCGGGAGTTGCCGTAGGGGATTTGAACCTTGGCTTGAAACCGCCCGGTTTGGGTCCTTCCTGGATCTGATCGGCCACAGGCGGAACAGTGAGCATATCGCTTACCGTTTGCTCGGCGATCTGGTTCTCCGGGCGCAGGCGTTCAGCTTTTACCTCGGGTGGCAGCGGGAACTGGTGACGCAGCTTATTGAACCAGAACTTTTTGGTATGGTCAAAGCTCTTTTCGCCCATTTGCTCGTAGTGTTCCTTAAATTCCGAAAATAGTCCCGGCTCACTTTGTTGTAAGCTGCTGAGGTCTATCTTCTTCTTTTTAAAAAACTCTTCGAACAATAACATGATCGTTAGATATTGATGTCCACATTCAGGTCCTTCCACCTTATGCCGGTAGTGGTTTGCTCCCAATTCTGCTTTTCCTCATCCGTGGCCTTCATCAGCGCCGGGAAGAACGTTAATGGGAATACCTGCTGTTTACCGTCAGGTTTTTCCACCAGCAACATATCATCCTGAAAAGATAATTTGATGTTGCCTTGCTGCTTACGTGAGGTGAATAGTGGCATGTTTATTTATCAACGTCATTGCGAGGAACGAAGCAATCTATGAAATATGCTTGGTCAATATGCCTAACGCAGAGGTTGCTTCGTGCCTCGCAATGACGAGTTTGGGTAATTATACTCCCCTCCTTTAACGGGGCCGAAGCTTACTCCGCCATGTTATGGTACACGGCCTGTACGTCGTCGTCCTCTTCCAGTTTGTCGATCAGCTTCAATACATCGGCTGCATCGGTCTCGCTGATCTCGGTGGTCGATAACGGGATACGCTCCAGCTTGGCCGACTTCAACTCGATGCCCATGCCCTCAAGGGTCTTTTGCATCTTGCCAAAATCTTCGTAAGCAGCGTGCAATACGGCTACGTCCTTACCTTCTTCGTCGCTCTCCACAAATAGCTCTTCCAGGCCGGCATCGATCAGTTCAAATTCCAATTCTTCCAGATCGCGTTCGCCCGGCTCAAAACGGAACACCGATTTACGGCTGAAGATGAAATCCAATGAACCTGTTTTACCGAGCGCGCCACCTACTTTAGTAAAATAGCTGCGTACGTTAGCCACGGTACGGTTGGTGTTATCAGTAGCGGTCTCTACCAGTACGGCCACACCGTGCGGGGCGTAACCTTCGTATACTAATTCCTCGTAATCTTTTTCGTCCTTGCTTGAAGCGCGTTTGATCGCCGCCTCTACACGATCTTTAGGCATGTTCACGGCCTTGGCATTTTGCATGGCCGTACGCAGGCGGGAGTTGCTCTCGGGATTAGGACCGCCATCTTTAACGGCCATCACGATCTCTTTGCCTAAACGTGTGAACTGCACGGCCATTTTGGCCCAGCGCTTAAATTTTCTCTCCTTACGGAACTCAAATGCTCTTCCCATTTATGTGTGAGTAGTTAACGGTAAATTGAACGTCCACACCTTAGACATGACCAGGTCATGCTGAGTTTGTTGAAGCCTATCGCATGTTCAGCTCTCAGACCAACAAGCGACCACTACAACAATGGGTATGAACAGATCACAAAACTAAAGTATTCTTTAGATTTTTCAGCATCTCGGCGGTCATCCGTTGCAGGTCGTATCGTAATTGCCAGTCCCAGTCCTTTTGAGCATAACTATCGTCAATGCTTTGAGGCCAGCTATCGGCAATGGCCTGGCGGGGGTCACGATCGGCATAGCTGATCTCGAATTCCGGCATCTCTGTCCTGATCGCGTCAGCCAGTTCGGCTGGGGTAAAGCTGATGCCCCCTAAGTTATAGCTTGAGCGGATGCTGATCCTTTCGGCCGGGGCGTCCATCAGCGTCAGCGTAGCGCGTATTGCATCGTCCATATACATCATCGGCAGGCGCGTATCGGCTGTTAGGAAGCTTTCATATCTTCCATCCTTAACGGCCTCATGGAAAATGTGTACGGCATAATCGGTTGTGCCGCCGCCCGGGGCAGCCTTCCAGCTGATCAGGCCGGGGTAGCGTATACTGCGGACATCTAACCCGTATTTAGCATGGTAGTACTCACACCAGCGTTCGCCGGCCAGCTTACTGAAACCATAAACCGTGTTAGGATCCATCACGCAATACTGAGGCGTATCTATACGTGGCGAATGCGGACCGAACACCGCGATAGAACTTGGCCAGAACACCTTTGCCGTTTTGAACTCTACCGCAAGGTCAAGCACATGGATGAGGCCGTTCATGTTAAGGTCCCAGGCCAGTTTGGGCTTTTGCTCGCCAGTGGCCGATAGTATGGCCGCCAGCAGGTATACCTGTGTAGGAGCATGTTCCTTGAAAACATGCAGCAGACTCTCCTTCTCCAGCACATTAGCGTACTCATACGGGCCATGCTCGCGCAGGGCGGTCGTTGGCTGGTTGATATCTGATGCGATCACTTGCTCGGCACCGTAGCGTGCGCGTAAGGCTGTCACCAATTCGGTACCGATCTGGCCATTGGCGCCGATCACTAATATCTTTTCGCTCATGCAGTATTTTATTTGGAGAGATACAAAACTACAAAAATGCTGCTAACAAGATCACATGCAGCCATTTTTACCGATCATCTTGTAACAACAGAACCTTTACCTCGCGTCGACCCGGATCAAGACCCGCTCACCATATCCAAATTATATTTGGCATTATGGATAGACACAGTGCTTCCATATCGCCTAAAAACCTCATTTATAAAGCGCTTAACCGGTTTTTGTTTACCAAAATGCCTAACTTAGCCAACTAATATTTAATTAATTACATAATTTATTCGAGACAAATGAAAGTCGCAGTAGTAGGTGCTACCGGTTTGGTAGGCACTAAAATGTTGCAGGTCCTTGAGGAGCGCAACTTCCCGGTAACCGAGTTGATCCCAGTGGCATCCCCAAAAAGTGTAGGTAAGGAAGTTACCTTTAAGGGTAAGCCATATAAGGTGGTACTTGCCGAGGATGCGATAAAGCAGAAGCCCGACCTGGCCTTGTTCTCGGCCGGCGGCAGCACTTCATTGGAGCAGGCCCCACTTTTTGCAGAGGCAGGCATCACCGTTATCGATAATTCATCGGCCTGGCGTATGGATCCTACCAAAAAGCTGGTAGTGCCCGAGGTAAATGCCGACGTACTTACCGCCGAGGACAAGATCATTGCCAACCCCAACTGCTCAACCATACAAATGGTGGTTGCCTTGAAACCCCTGCACGATAAATATAAGATCAAACGCGTGGTAGTATCTACCTACCAATCAGTGACCGGTACCGGCGTTAAGGCAGTGGATCAGCTGTTCAATGAGCGTAACGGCGTTGAAGGCCCTAAAGCTTACCCGTACCAGATCGACCTGAACGTGTTGCCGCACATCGATGTGTTCACCGAGAATGGCTACACCAAGGAAGAGATGAAA
This window harbors:
- a CDS encoding group III truncated hemoglobin: MDIKGKDEIKLLVNDFYTKVRQDDLLGPVFADVVHDDWQPHLDKMYDFWNAALFGVPGFRGNPFARHAPLPITPKHFERWLELFNSTVDQHFEGPVATEAKSRALLMATVFQSKLSRMKDAFKVIV
- a CDS encoding endonuclease domain-containing protein, yielding MKNKIIPYNPKLKALAKELRQNMTLGEVLIWNELKGDKMLGFDFDRQRCIDRYIVDLYCKQLMLAIEIDGRSHENAETYENDVVRQQRLESFGITFLRFSEAEVRHDMFNVLRTIESTILLMVKNNNDIQLPKGFDRELLKRL
- a CDS encoding response regulator transcription factor — protein: MKRILLVEDDPNLGTLLQDYLQLKGKFDVVLCKDGEAGLREFTQQEFDLLILDVMMPKKDGFTLGKEIRKMNEHVPIIFATAKGMIEDKTQAFNLGGDDYITKPFRIEELLLRINALLKRSAAGAKEEEKATRFKIGKYDFDFTSQLITSDSGNQKLSTKEAALLRLLCLHQNQVLTREEALLNIWNDDNYFNGRSMDVFLSKIRKYLKDDPRVEIINVHGRGYKLLVN
- a CDS encoding T9SS type A sorting domain-containing protein — protein: MKKRFFDPGFEFIFSVGIMAALAIPQLIFAQDKNDKIREINITIKGNDTTFNGKNLKDMSAPEKQQALAEISKTVRPKGRLMPHGLGLSGIADSSRVRMYTFTTDSAWGGNRPNRMSFDMDMRREGTDRALFDRPIRVRTISLSNSQNFDYSHFDKSGINTHIRYRVSEAFPDVMKKMTGSEKSTLDLQDLLLSPQFSTGKTSISFTLPAKNAEVSFTDTDGKVIWKEKAMTATFSKTFNLGTNGVYYLVVKQGSNTAIKRVVKE
- a CDS encoding M28 family metallopeptidase, translating into MKKPLLFTLLASGIGLTAMAQESVDATAVQKIREEGLNHSQVMKTAFYLTDVAGPRLSGSPGLKKAQNWALDQLKSYGLANGKLEPWGKFGKGWQVNKNYAAITVPYYHAIIAIPKAWTGSTKGPVKGEVMLLKVDTVTDLPKYKGQLAGKIVIVDNNAPALVRSKTPDLSRYTDDELAKMAAATSTPAGGRRNAGNPQMAAFMANRARAAAKRNAISNFLQAENVALILSQGRGTDGTVFTTNGASYADTAKMALPELETSGEDYLRIVRLLRAGQKVQMEADVQTQFFTDDLKGYNVVAEIPGTDKKLKDQVVMIGGHFDSWHAATGATDNAAGSAVMMEAMRILKAIGFKPKRTIRVALWSSEEQGLFGSRGYVAAHFGKPDSAAKAERAKVSAYYNLDNGTGKIRGVYLQGNAAVGPIFQSWLEPFKDLGATTVTISNTGGTDHQSFDAVNIPGFQFIQDGMDYNTRTHHSNQDTYDRLVEDDLKQAATIIASFVYHTAQRAEMLPRKEAPKAGTN
- a CDS encoding MarR family winged helix-turn-helix transcriptional regulator; this translates as MDLISELAELAMATRLKRLSERLAQDVNKIYKELDFDFEAKWFLVLELLSRRKVLSIVDIADELRLTHPAIVQFVDQMQKAKLITAKKDQIDGRKRMVCLTAKGKRMLDELAPVLALIKQEIQRLLSQADHNLLSVLGQIEDALDEENLYSRIKAHTGELAGARSKPNASDEA
- a CDS encoding HAD family hydrolase → MTQRPKALIFDMNGTMINDMDHHTRAWQRIFNEELGGNFTWDEVKAQMYGKNQEVLERVFGPQRFTAEEMTELSFAKERRYQEEYLPQLALLPGLDRFLERAYELQIPMAIASAAIPFNIDFVIHNLNIRHYFKAVVSADDVTFSKPHPETFLKAAELLGVDPVDCLVFEDVPKGAEAALNAQMPAVVLTTTHQKHEFVHLNNIIHFSADFTDPFYTTLLQ
- a CDS encoding sensor histidine kinase; its protein translation is MKKRSIALIMGLMGFALLGVVAMQYFFLRQSFKQQSELFDRDVNDVLTTVRTKMERQDANRFVKSRVDSVSVNKTTVTTSSSTAEKLFGPTAEAAREKQQHDRRISLLRDSLQRLLVRSRLDDELYGQPQEDMVNVRMRVVEVTDENGYVYQRQLPPEITAIKKSRKLHKYDTAYYQYSDPQLGRQIVAVPQINPLWQREQNRKAKERRIAQIRQLLKDDSIGQSKHPEVTVMESLAAEYKKVGQPLKERIDRLWLDSLLRYEFANKGISMLFDYEVTTANNDSLIYTNAHDQSGKAPVFNTDDTYRSPIFTDVVNDPGQLKIRFPDKNAHIINTMTYMLSISGGLLLVLIFCFGFTLFSILRQKKISEMKTDFINNMTHEFKTPVSTIMIASEALKDKEIMEDKARVGRLADIIYEENARLGSHIERVLNIARIEKNDFKLDKQPIEVNELIMDVLSSMSLRLQKSNAHVEMHLDAEDAVIEADELHFSNVIFNLVDNAIKYSRDEPQLTITTLNKGNQLVIRVADKGIGMSRDQQAKIFEQFYRVPTGNLHDVKGFGLGLSYVNTIVKRLEGMISVRSEKEKGSEFELKFNVAA